From the uncultured Methanobrevibacter sp. genome, one window contains:
- a CDS encoding flavodoxin domain-containing protein: MKIAIIYSTSSGITKKAAKILSNKIKAKIQLIPIEKAKTACLLKYDFIILAGSLYHGKVQGTLKRYISRNMGTLMEKPVALFMNCDDNSNTKSHLNKTFSEQLVNSSFISSNFGYEINPDEGNFIDKIKAKKTLSKGNIPVLDMNEIDKFANYINELIDRRIE; the protein is encoded by the coding sequence ATGAAAATAGCAATAATTTACTCAACATCTAGTGGAATAACAAAGAAAGCTGCTAAAATTTTATCAAATAAAATAAAAGCTAAAATTCAGTTAATTCCAATTGAAAAAGCCAAAACAGCATGTTTATTAAAATATGATTTTATTATACTAGCTGGATCATTATATCATGGTAAAGTTCAAGGAACCTTAAAAAGATACATATCCAGAAATATGGGAACATTAATGGAAAAACCAGTTGCTTTGTTTATGAACTGTGATGATAATTCCAATACTAAAAGTCATTTAAACAAAACATTTTCAGAACAACTTGTTAATTCATCTTTTATTTCTTCAAATTTCGGTTATGAGATAAACCCTGATGAAGGTAACTTTATTGATAAAATAAAAGCTAAAAAAACATTGTCCAAAGGAAATATTCCTGTGTTAGATATGAATGAAATTGATAAATTTGCTAATTATATTAACGAATTAATTGATAGAAGAATCGAATAA